The nucleotide window AAATTATAGACCATCAAACATATAATTTTAATATTCTATTTATTATGAGCTTCTTTCTAACTCTTCTATCCCACTTGCAAAATCCGTAATTTTACCCGACATCATTAAAACTAACACCTATTCTATTTTCCGGTTCCCTCCTTATCCTGTTTCCTATCGTTCAATCACTCCCAGGCGTAAGGAATGTACAAACATTCTGGTGCCGGTTTGTTTATCAGCCAGCCATATTGCTTATGGCTCTATTCGCATGGAACCGGTGTTTATGGTGTTGGCACAATCCTCGGCGATAGCTGCAGCTGAGGCAATTGATGCAAAAAAAGCCGTTCAGGAAGTTGATGTCCAAAAGATTCAGAAAAAGCTTATAAATGATCCTTTGCTTGATGGTTCGCATGTAACAGGTAATAAATAACAATGATTGATGCTGGTAAAGAGGAAACACGAAAATAGGATAAGTGTTAGTTTTAATGATGTCGGGTAAAATTACGGATTTTGAAAGTGGAATAGAAGAGTTAGAAAGAAGCTCATAATAAATAGAATATTAAAATTATATGTTTGATGGTCTATAATTTTTAAAATCATGATGAATAAAAGTAAGATGAGGAACCAATGTAAAACAATAGTGATCTCTGTTTTTATACTGTTGTCTTCCTGGGGAATATTTGCTCAAAATGCTAAAAATGAGGATTTTGCTTCTCAGAAAAAATCGATCTATTTAAAAAAAGCAAAAGTATTGCCTGCTTTTATCCCCTTGGAAATAGGAGAAATCAGGCCGACGGGTTGGTTAAAAGATTGGGCAACCGACGCGGCTAAGGGGATTACCGGACATTTGGACGAGTATGTTGATGTTTTTAAGCATGGCTGGAAAGGATATGGTTTTAAAGCAAGAGGTGTTAAAGAAGACGGTACAGGTTGGCCGCTTGAGCAATGCAGTTATTGGTTAGACGGCGCAGTCAAACTGGGATACATTTTGCATGATACTGCTCTTATCCATAAAACCTCATCCCGGCTAAATTACGTAGTTAACGGTGTTTTAAACGGAGGTGAAACGTTTATTTACTGGAAACCCAAATCATTTGTAAATGATGATTTTAATAATTGGGGCCACGGGCTGATGGGACGGGCTTTGGTTTCTTATTATCAGGCCACTCATGACCCGAAAATTCTGCAGGCCCTTGTAAAGGTATATCAATCCTTTCCTATTAAAGTTGCTCCTGATTCCACCAGGCACTTGCCCCGGGGCGCAACCAATATCGATGCCATGACTGAAACCTATCTCATCAGTGGCCAAGAAGCAATTCTGGATAGTATTATCGGATATAGCAAAAAGATGAGTGTTATAGGCGAAGAACAACGCTGGCTTCGCAAAAAAGTAATTGCTGAAAATTTCCATCATGGGGTCAGCTTTTATGAACTGATGAGAGTGCCTGCAATGATGTATTTCTGGACAGGAGATAAAACAGAACTTAATGCTACAAACAAAATATTGGAATGGGGTGAAGAAAAAAATTTACTTCCTGTGGGTATCTGTTCTTCTGAAGAGTTTTTAGCCGGTATTGGATCTTTCAGGAATATTGAAACCTGTAATGTGCCTACTTCCATGTGGTCGTTTTTATGGATGATGCGTTTGACCGGTGAGAGAAGCTGGGGCGACAGGATAGAAAAGATATTTTTCAACGCCGGACCTGCACCCATTGCCCGCGATTTTAAGACGATGTGTTATTATCAGTCTCTT belongs to Bacteroidota bacterium and includes:
- a CDS encoding glycoside hydrolase family 127 protein, whose product is MMNKSKMRNQCKTIVISVFILLSSWGIFAQNAKNEDFASQKKSIYLKKAKVLPAFIPLEIGEIRPTGWLKDWATDAAKGITGHLDEYVDVFKHGWKGYGFKARGVKEDGTGWPLEQCSYWLDGAVKLGYILHDTALIHKTSSRLNYVVNGVLNGGETFIYWKPKSFVNDDFNNWGHGLMGRALVSYYQATHDPKILQALVKVYQSFPIKVAPDSTRHLPRGATNIDAMTETYLISGQEAILDSIIGYSKKMSVIGEEQRWLRKKVIAENFHHGVSFYELMRVPAMMYFWTGDKTELNATNKILEWGEEKNLLPVGICSSEEFLAGIGSFRNIETCNVPTSMWSFLWMMRLTGERSWGDRIEKIFFNAGPAPIARDFKTMCYYQSLNRFSNKMPEENPIPGSGDLKFTDHGHDVLCCVGNVNNIIPDYISGMWMETMDNGLAATLYGPCILDKMINHAKVSINCKTNYPFDNNIKMTFKLSKNVTMPIYLRIPEWCNHPSVKINGKVMAVKTEKGFMKILRAWKSNDQIQLDFPMSVQVRQGKETSFPQINYFLKDNHYVDAVDTTISNPFEYVTYGPLLFSLPIADVNPNQEIANARFNYALDVNAKNLFKEISVTKKPLTGKWAWQMAAPIQLKVKATAFNWIPTQVKPLPESPIKNGTEATINLVPYGCTKFRVAMFPVTQKSWNSFVKVN